A region of the Dyadobacter sp. CECT 9275 genome:
GGATTTTCTCGGGTAAATTCGTGTTGTTATTCATATCCGGTAGTATTCTGATGAACGATTCTGAAACTTTCTTACAAGTATAAAAGAAAGAGAAAAAAACTGTGATCGCATTTTTCGATAATTTATCGCACTTTCTAACAAGGATTATTCAATGAATTATTCAAATTTGCGCTTGTCTTGTAAGCAATACTGCAATTTTCAATAGAAACTAAGATATCTTGCTTTTTGTTCTACCAGACAGCTACCCTTATTAATACGGATCAATTTAAATTAAAGTTTATTCATGAATTACGGAAATGAGTTTAGAAAATATGCCGTTCACCATTTGGGAATGAACGGCCTTACAGTAGACGGCTATGTAAACCACACCGTTGAAAACATGACCCGCGCCGTCATTGAAGAGCGCCCTATGAATTTCAGAGAAGTAGACGTTTTCTCCCGCCTAATGGCCGACCGTATCATCTTTATGGGAACTGCGGTGGACGACAACATTGCCAATATTGTGGTAGCCCAATTGCTTTTCCTCGAATCAGCTGATGCAAAAAAGGATATCCTGATGTACATCAACAGCCCCGGCGGTTCGGTATATGCAGGGTTAGGAATTTATGATACCATGCAGTATGTGCGGCCGGATGTTGCCACCGTATGTACCAGTCTGGCAGCATCCATGGGTGCAGTGCTTTTGGCCGGAGGAGCAGCAGGTAAGCGTTCGGCTCTTCCGCATGCACGTGTGATGATTCACCAGCCTTCTGGAGGAGCCCAGGGAACATCTGTGGATATTGAGATCACCACCCGCGAAATTGTAAAACTTCGCCACGAGCTGTATGAAATCCTTGCCCATCATACCGGACAAACCGCGGAACAGATTGGAATTGACTCCGATCGTGACAAATGGCTACGCGCCACCGAAGCCAAGG
Encoded here:
- a CDS encoding ClpP family protease → MNYGNEFRKYAVHHLGMNGLTVDGYVNHTVENMTRAVIEERPMNFREVDVFSRLMADRIIFMGTAVDDNIANIVVAQLLFLESADAKKDILMYINSPGGSVYAGLGIYDTMQYVRPDVATVCTSLAASMGAVLLAGGAAGKRSALPHARVMIHQPSGGAQGTSVDIEITTREIVKLRHELYEILAHHTGQTAEQIGIDSDRDKWLRATEAKEYGLIDEVLTRDK